Sequence from the Aromatoleum petrolei genome:
GAGCTACCTCGTGCGCCCCGACCAGCATGTCGCCGCCCGCTGGCGCGCGCTGGATGTCGCCCAAGTGCGTGCCGCCGTGGCGCGCGCCACCTGCAACGCCTGATGGAGACCGCCATGGCCCTCAACACGCAAGCGAACCTGCACGAACCCGGCAAACGCCATTTCCGCGCCTTCTCGCCCGGCGACGATTTTTACGAGGCGCTGATCGACACGCACCGCGATCTCACCGACGAGCAGAGCGCGATGGTGAACGCGCGCCTGATCCTGCTGCTCGCGAACCACATCGGCGACCTCTCGGTGCTGCGCGAGGCGATGCAGATCGCCCGCGAAGGCGTCTGACAACGATTACGGAGACAAACAGACATGAGCACCCTGATCCAGAAGATCCACCACGTCGCCTATCGCTGCCACGATGCGCTCGAAACCGCGCGTTGGTACGAGAAGCACCTCGACATGAAGCTGATCCTGTCGATCGCGGAGGATGCCGTCCCCTCCACGGGTGAAGCCGATCCCTACATGCACATCTTCCTCGACGCCGGCATGGGCAACGTGCTCGCGTTCTTCGAGCTGCCGACCTGTCCGACGATGGGGCGCGATCCCAACACCCCGGCGTGGACCCAGCACCTCGCGCTGCAGGTCGAATCCATGGATGTGCTGATGGCGGCCAAGGCGCGCCTTGAGGCGGCCGGCATCGAGGTGATCGGACCGACCGACCACGCCTTGTTCCAGTCGATCTACTTCTTCGATCCGAACGGCCACCGGCTCGAACTTGCCGCCAACACCGGTTCGCCGAAGATGCTGGAGGCGCTCGACAAGGTGAAGTGGGACATGCTGGAAGAATGGGCGCAAACCAAGCGCGCCCCGAAGCACGCCGCATGGATGCACGACGGTCGCTACAAGGAGATGTTCAAGTGAAGCTCGCTACCCTCAAGCAAGGCGGCCGCGACGGCACGCTGGTCGTTGTCAGCCGCGACCTGACCCGCTGCCGCGCGGTCCCCGCGATTGCCCGTACGCTGCAGGCGGCGCTCGACAATTGGTCCGACTGCGAGCCGCAGCTGCGCCAGGTGTACGAGGCGCTCAACAGCGGCGCCGTCGATGCCCAGCCCTTCGACGAGGCCGCCTGCCATTCGCCGCTGCCGCGCGCCTACCAGTGGGCGGACGGCTCGGCTTACCTCAATCACGTCGAACTCGTGCGCAAGGCGCGCAATTCGGAAGTGCCCGCGAGCTTCTACAGCGACCCCCTGATGTACCAAGGCGGCTCGGACAGTTTCATCGGCCCGCGCGACAAGGTCGTCGCTGACGAGAGCTGGGGCATCGACTTCGAAGCCGAGGTCACGGTCGTCACCGGCGACGTGCCGATGGGCGCGACGCCCGAACAGGCGGCGAAGGCGATTCGCCTCGTGATGCTGGTGAATGACGTCTCGCTGCGCGGCCTGATCCCGAACGAGCTGGCGAAAGGCTTCGGGTTCTTCCAGTCCAAGCCGGCCTCCGCGTTCAGCCCGGTCGCCGTGACGCCGGACGAACTGGGCGATGCCTGGCGCGACGCGAAGGTGCACCTGCCGCTCGTCGTGCATCTCAACGAGCGCCTTTTCGGCAAGCCCAATGCCGGCGTCGATATGAGCTTCAACTTCGGCCAGCTCGTTGCCCATGTGGCGAAGACGCGCGAACTCGAAGCCGGCTCGATCATCGGCTCGGGCACCGTCTCGAACAAGGCCGGCGATTTGTGGGGCTCGTCGATCGAGCACGGGGGCGTGGGCTACTGCTGCCTTGCCGAAGTCCGCACCTGGGAAACCATCGAACAGGGCCAGCCCGCGACGCCCTTCATGCGTGACGGCGACACCGTGCGCATCGAGATGTTCGACGCGGCCGGCCGCAGCATCTTCGGTCGCATCGAAAACACCGTCGCGAAGCTCGCCTCGTGAGCGTGTGCGATGCCAAGCGTGATGCTGCAGGGATAGAATGGAGCGACACGGAAACTGGATGGTGCCTCCCATGACAGACAAGCTCGCTGCTCCGCTCTGGATCCCCTCGGCCGAACGCATCGCGTCGGCTAACGTCACCGCCTTCCGACTCGCGGC
This genomic interval carries:
- a CDS encoding DUF2783 domain-containing protein is translated as MALNTQANLHEPGKRHFRAFSPGDDFYEALIDTHRDLTDEQSAMVNARLILLLANHIGDLSVLREAMQIAREGV
- a CDS encoding VOC family protein, with amino-acid sequence MSTLIQKIHHVAYRCHDALETARWYEKHLDMKLILSIAEDAVPSTGEADPYMHIFLDAGMGNVLAFFELPTCPTMGRDPNTPAWTQHLALQVESMDVLMAAKARLEAAGIEVIGPTDHALFQSIYFFDPNGHRLELAANTGSPKMLEALDKVKWDMLEEWAQTKRAPKHAAWMHDGRYKEMFK
- a CDS encoding fumarylacetoacetate hydrolase family protein codes for the protein MKLATLKQGGRDGTLVVVSRDLTRCRAVPAIARTLQAALDNWSDCEPQLRQVYEALNSGAVDAQPFDEAACHSPLPRAYQWADGSAYLNHVELVRKARNSEVPASFYSDPLMYQGGSDSFIGPRDKVVADESWGIDFEAEVTVVTGDVPMGATPEQAAKAIRLVMLVNDVSLRGLIPNELAKGFGFFQSKPASAFSPVAVTPDELGDAWRDAKVHLPLVVHLNERLFGKPNAGVDMSFNFGQLVAHVAKTRELEAGSIIGSGTVSNKAGDLWGSSIEHGGVGYCCLAEVRTWETIEQGQPATPFMRDGDTVRIEMFDAAGRSIFGRIENTVAKLAS